Proteins encoded within one genomic window of Brachybacterium sp. P6-10-X1:
- a CDS encoding AEC family transporter, producing the protein MTGVLSGFFIVWALIGVGWVAGRAGILGPQGRYVLNRATFFIASPALVLIGLLESDVREVLSVPMAVAAVSGLATGGLLLLGLRVFTGRRGTELLMAAISGSVVNAANMGFPIAAYVLGDISHALPVILFQMALYNPLYLFVLHQSTEKESMGLGGVARAIGANPVIVAAAVGLVLTMVDVQIPDVVLEPVRSLADMAIPAMLLAYGLSLYGSRPLAKDDGYRGLIAVAASAKLLAMPLIALGVGLLFGLSGHSLYEVVVMAALPTAQNVYVAAARYRAAENLARDTVLITTIGTVLVLLLISGVLGV; encoded by the coding sequence GTGACCGGGGTCCTGTCCGGCTTCTTCATCGTCTGGGCGCTCATAGGCGTGGGCTGGGTGGCCGGCCGCGCCGGCATCCTCGGACCGCAGGGCCGGTACGTCCTGAACCGGGCGACGTTCTTCATCGCCTCCCCCGCCCTGGTGCTCATCGGGCTGCTGGAGTCCGACGTCCGCGAGGTGCTCTCTGTCCCCATGGCGGTGGCTGCCGTCTCGGGCCTGGCCACCGGCGGCCTGCTGCTGCTCGGGCTGCGCGTGTTCACCGGGCGCCGCGGCACCGAGCTGCTGATGGCCGCGATCAGCGGATCCGTCGTCAATGCCGCGAACATGGGCTTCCCCATCGCCGCCTACGTGCTCGGGGACATCTCGCACGCGCTCCCGGTGATCCTGTTCCAGATGGCCCTGTACAACCCGCTGTACCTGTTCGTGCTGCACCAGAGCACCGAGAAGGAGTCGATGGGCCTGGGCGGGGTGGCCCGCGCCATCGGGGCGAACCCGGTGATCGTGGCCGCGGCCGTCGGCCTCGTCCTCACGATGGTCGACGTGCAGATCCCCGACGTGGTGCTCGAACCCGTGCGGTCGCTGGCCGATATGGCCATTCCCGCGATGCTGCTGGCCTACGGGCTCTCCCTGTACGGCTCGAGACCCTTGGCGAAGGACGACGGCTACCGCGGACTGATCGCCGTCGCCGCCTCCGCGAAGCTGCTGGCGATGCCGCTGATCGCCCTCGGGGTGGGCCTGCTGTTCGGGCTCTCGGGGCACTCGCTGTACGAGGTGGTGGTGATGGCGGCACTGCCCACCGCCCAGAACGTCTACGTGGCGGCGGCCCGGTACCGCGCCGCCGAGAATCTCGCCCGGGACACGGTGCTGATCACCACCATCGGCACCGTCCTGGTCCTGCTCCTGATCTCCGGCGTGCTCGGCGTGTGA
- a CDS encoding L-serine ammonia-lyase has protein sequence MSISTFDMFKIGIGPSSSHTVGPMRAAAQFAREVLEDELTGPRVADVAVDLYGSLAATGEGHGTLDAVVMGLEGADPEDVDPIAGRERVARIEADGGLLLNGTLEVGLRPSRIALHPLTFLPQHPNGMTFVALDARGEEVLRRTMFSVGGGFVVDEADMDRSIAEVTAEGQGRTVFTTGDELLAVCEDRGISVSEAMLLRERQWRSDEEIRSAALAIWHTMSDCIERGIRTPGVLPGGLEVNRRAAAWYDALSAEDPVRLPMNAFEWVSLAALAVNEENAAGGRVVTAPTNGAAGIIPAVLHFATTYIEGVDPDEIAVRFLLTAGAIGSLYKEHASISGAEVGCQGEVGSACSMAAAALCEAMGGKPAQVENAAEIAMEHNLGLTCDPVGGLVQVPCIERNAMAAVKAITAARFALRGTGEHFVSLDTVIETMRRTGADMSERYKETAMGGLAVTAVPVSVPDC, from the coding sequence ATGAGCATCAGCACCTTCGACATGTTCAAGATCGGGATCGGACCCTCCAGCTCCCACACCGTCGGCCCCATGCGCGCCGCCGCGCAGTTCGCCCGCGAGGTCCTCGAGGACGAGCTGACCGGCCCGCGGGTCGCCGACGTCGCGGTGGACCTGTACGGATCCCTCGCCGCCACCGGTGAGGGGCACGGCACCCTGGACGCCGTGGTGATGGGACTGGAGGGCGCCGATCCCGAGGACGTCGACCCCATCGCCGGGCGCGAACGGGTGGCACGGATCGAGGCCGATGGCGGGCTGCTGCTGAACGGGACGCTCGAGGTGGGACTGCGCCCCTCGCGGATCGCCCTGCACCCGCTGACCTTCCTGCCCCAGCACCCCAACGGCATGACCTTCGTGGCCCTGGACGCCCGGGGCGAGGAGGTGCTGCGCCGGACGATGTTCTCCGTCGGCGGCGGCTTCGTGGTCGACGAGGCAGACATGGACCGGTCCATCGCCGAGGTCACGGCCGAGGGCCAGGGGCGGACCGTCTTCACCACCGGCGACGAGCTGCTGGCCGTGTGCGAGGACCGCGGCATCTCCGTCTCCGAGGCGATGCTGCTGCGCGAGCGCCAGTGGCGCAGCGACGAGGAGATCCGCAGCGCCGCGCTCGCGATCTGGCACACCATGAGCGACTGCATCGAACGCGGCATCCGCACCCCCGGCGTGCTGCCCGGTGGTCTGGAGGTCAACCGCCGGGCGGCCGCCTGGTACGACGCCCTGAGCGCCGAGGACCCCGTCCGCCTGCCGATGAACGCCTTCGAATGGGTCTCTCTGGCGGCGCTCGCCGTCAACGAGGAGAATGCCGCCGGCGGCCGGGTCGTCACCGCCCCCACCAACGGGGCGGCCGGCATCATCCCGGCGGTGCTCCACTTCGCCACCACCTATATCGAGGGGGTCGACCCCGACGAGATCGCGGTGCGGTTCCTGCTGACGGCCGGGGCGATCGGCTCCCTGTACAAGGAGCACGCCTCGATCTCCGGCGCCGAGGTCGGATGCCAGGGCGAGGTCGGCTCGGCCTGCTCGATGGCCGCGGCCGCGCTGTGCGAGGCGATGGGCGGCAAGCCCGCACAGGTGGAGAACGCCGCCGAGATCGCGATGGAGCACAACCTGGGGCTCACCTGCGATCCGGTCGGCGGTCTGGTGCAGGTGCCCTGCATCGAGCGCAATGCCATGGCCGCGGTCAAGGCGATCACCGCGGCGCGCTTCGCGCTGCGCGGCACCGGTGAGCACTTCGTCTCCCTGGACACCGTGATCGAGACCATGCGCCGGACGGGCGCCGACATGAGCGAGCGCTACAAGGAGACCGCGATGGGCGGGCTCGCCGTGACCGCGGTGCCGGTCAGCGTTCCGGACTGCTGA
- the panD gene encoding aspartate 1-decarboxylase yields the protein MLRTLMTSKIHRATVTQADLHYVGSVTIDPDLTEAAGLVENEQVSIVDITNGHRLVTYVIEGTRGSGVIGINGAAAHLVTPGDLVIIMAYGQLDESEISTHRPRVVHVDESNRIVALGADGAEPVPGMPDQFCGRTSGGIR from the coding sequence ATGTTGCGCACTCTCATGACTTCGAAGATCCACCGGGCCACGGTGACGCAGGCGGACCTGCACTACGTGGGCTCGGTGACGATCGACCCCGATCTCACGGAGGCCGCAGGGCTGGTCGAGAACGAGCAGGTCTCGATCGTCGACATCACCAATGGTCACCGCCTGGTCACCTATGTGATCGAGGGGACGCGCGGAAGCGGCGTGATCGGGATCAACGGCGCCGCGGCGCATCTGGTGACCCCCGGCGACCTCGTGATCATCATGGCCTACGGGCAGTTGGACGAGAGCGAGATCTCCACCCATCGCCCCCGCGTGGTCCACGTGGACGAGAGCAATCGCATCGTGGCGCTCGGAGCAGACGGCGCCGAACCGGTGCCGGGCATGCCCGATCAGTTCTGCGGGCGCACCTCCGGCGGGATCCGCTGA
- a CDS encoding DEAD/DEAH box helicase: MPKARRRSAHSSERFEDMALPDELLGVLAEQGLTSAFEIQSAILPDALAGRDVLARAETGSGKTLAFTLAMTSRFRGRKVHRRRPLGVVLVPTRELAVQVVDTIHPFARAVGIRAQLVAGGMNIEKQADAVARGVEIIVATPGRLIDLAERGALQLDLVETTVLDEADHMADLGFLPDVRDILAAIGMGTQKMLFSATLDGQVEEIVDAFLVDPVSHETTPVAAAVASMDHHVLTIEPSVKREVTAQLAARPGRTLLFTRTQLGAERVAQELVEVGVPAAALHGNKQQGLRTNVLAGFRQGAFPVLVATDVAARGLHIDDIGMVVHVDPSDDVKEYVHRSGRTARAGAAGVVVTLALPHQVSRTRRIVGEAEVEAGWADVASAEEPALDELGGRAPAGEPAEDPALVKYKGAPRKLDLSRRGGADERRAEERRANEERRASWEEAPEPDSGARRPGRGGADSRRGGGPGGGGSRSGGKTSRGKTSPGRNRAGKNPSGQGGTGGRGSGGGRGGAGGRGGGSSRPGRGRHRGGAR, from the coding sequence ATGCCCAAGGCCCGCCGTCGCTCCGCCCACAGCTCGGAGCGGTTCGAGGACATGGCGCTGCCCGATGAGCTGCTCGGCGTCCTCGCCGAGCAGGGGCTCACGAGCGCCTTCGAGATCCAGTCCGCGATCCTGCCCGACGCGCTCGCCGGGCGCGATGTGCTGGCCCGCGCCGAGACAGGATCCGGCAAGACCCTCGCCTTCACGCTCGCCATGACCTCCCGTTTCCGAGGGCGCAAGGTGCACCGCAGACGCCCCCTCGGCGTCGTGCTGGTGCCCACGCGCGAGCTCGCCGTCCAGGTCGTCGACACCATCCACCCCTTCGCCCGCGCGGTCGGCATCAGGGCACAGCTGGTCGCCGGCGGCATGAACATCGAGAAGCAGGCCGATGCCGTCGCCCGCGGCGTGGAGATCATCGTCGCCACGCCGGGTCGTCTGATCGACCTGGCCGAGCGCGGCGCCCTGCAGCTGGACCTGGTCGAGACCACCGTCCTCGACGAGGCCGATCACATGGCCGACCTCGGGTTCCTGCCCGATGTGCGGGACATCCTGGCCGCCATCGGGATGGGGACGCAGAAGATGCTCTTCTCGGCCACCCTCGACGGACAGGTCGAGGAGATCGTCGATGCCTTCCTGGTCGACCCCGTCAGCCACGAGACCACTCCGGTCGCCGCCGCGGTGGCCTCGATGGACCATCACGTGCTCACCATCGAGCCCTCCGTGAAGCGCGAGGTCACCGCGCAGCTGGCCGCGCGGCCGGGGCGGACCCTGCTGTTCACCCGGACCCAGCTCGGCGCCGAGCGGGTCGCCCAGGAGCTGGTGGAGGTCGGGGTGCCGGCAGCCGCGCTGCACGGGAACAAGCAGCAGGGGCTGCGCACGAACGTGCTGGCCGGCTTCCGCCAGGGAGCCTTCCCGGTGCTGGTCGCGACCGACGTCGCCGCCCGCGGCCTGCACATCGACGACATCGGCATGGTCGTCCACGTCGACCCCTCGGACGACGTCAAGGAGTACGTCCACCGGTCCGGCCGCACCGCCCGCGCGGGCGCCGCCGGTGTGGTGGTCACCCTCGCCCTGCCGCATCAGGTCTCCCGGACCCGGCGCATCGTCGGCGAGGCCGAGGTCGAGGCCGGATGGGCCGACGTCGCGAGCGCCGAGGAGCCGGCGCTCGACGAGCTCGGCGGTCGCGCTCCGGCGGGGGAACCCGCCGAGGATCCGGCGCTCGTGAAGTACAAGGGCGCCCCGCGCAAGCTCGACCTCTCCCGACGGGGCGGGGCGGATGAGCGCCGCGCCGAGGAGCGCCGTGCCAACGAGGAGCGCAGGGCCTCCTGGGAGGAGGCTCCCGAGCCCGATTCCGGCGCCAGGCGTCCGGGACGGGGCGGGGCGGATTCGCGCCGCGGCGGCGGTCCGGGCGGCGGTGGTTCGCGCAGCGGTGGCAAGACCTCGCGCGGCAAGACCTCGCCCGGCAGGAATCGTGCCGGCAAGAACCCCAGCGGCCAGGGCGGCACAGGAGGCCGGGGATCCGGCGGCGGCCGTGGCGGCGCCGGAGGTCGCGGCGGTGGTTCCTCCCGGCCCGGCCGCGGCCGGCACCGAGGAGGCGCCCGATGA